The Arachis hypogaea cultivar Tifrunner chromosome 14, arahy.Tifrunner.gnm2.J5K5, whole genome shotgun sequence DNA window GTATCCACGAGTTCGGATTTTTTTTCCATCCATAGGTGCATGTGTATGCATAAAgaatggaaaagtataggtagataatgaaaatactaaataatgtgaataatggatatatcggatgttcatttcactaggtgtgcgaatggttattctaatattaagatttaggtggataATTTAGAGATATAGTGTATTTTGATTTGATTAGTAGTTGTagtggttgttcatattgttcaacaaaGTTATTGGTTACCTAGAATTACCATAAAGAATTAGTTATAAAGGAACCTGTTTATTGGAAATGCCTTAATTGATATGTATACAAAATGTGAGGTTAGAGAGAAAGTAGTTAATGTGTTTAATCACCTGCATAAGAAGGATATAATTACTTGGAATACAACCATTAATAACTTCGCCGTGCATGAAAATGCTGTAACAACCCGGTTTTTACGAAAAAAGTGATTTTCGAATATTTTACAATTGAATTTCGCAAAAATTCAAGAATCACAGTTTATAATATCttgtcatttttttataatatgtaatgcataatattttgtcatttttttaacGGTGGTCAAGACATAAGAGTTGTCCTCTTAACAATGCGTATTGGTACACGAGTATTCTTCAAGAAAGATAATGAGTGTTACCCAATCAGGACAAATTTCGGAATGGATctctagtgaaaaaaaaaatggatgatgttaattgtgatttttcatcttttattgttctctctcttatatttaattttggtctcacttataaaattaatgataaaaaatcacACTTCATTTTCTCAAGTATTAAAAAAACTGGAGATAATTCATTTCCGAACAAATTCTCCTCAGGATATAGTTAAGAAAAAGTCTAGGGCCAGTAACTTTATCAAATTCTGTCCAGCATGTAACCATCAAAGAagagtgagccattggatgaaatctcacactaatTTCATACCATTAAAAATCTCATTGATGATTATTTAATGGCTATAAATCCCAAAAATTGCTGCCTCCTACCATTTCTCTATAGTTAAAGTCCTGAGGACAATGTCCCTAACTTGTGCTAGTTAATAACATTAATGCTATTGATTGGCACAGTTGACATGACGAAATTTTCTATATTGAAGAACCAACATTATGCAACGTCTAAGCAGGTTATAGAATTTCAAAGATTAAATACAAAACTGGTATATGCTTCCTTCATGACATGGTGATGTTCATTACTtccaatttaaataaaaaattctgaattatgttttaataaatacaaaaaataaatagattaTCTCTAAAATCATGCATAAAAAAGCATCTAAAACTATAATAAATCAAATTTAGCCAAAATCCAAACTTGTTCTATTTGAGTTGTTGGAAAGAAAAGAACCATTTGCCcttgatttatttaatttgaactaCAATCATCCTTATTAAAGAAGAAATTCAAAGATAAATGAGATTGAGTAATGACTTCAAAATTGATCGAGTAACGGATTTAAggattttaattcaagagaacaTAAGTGACAAAATTATGGAGATAATGAGTTGAAATTTGAAGAGATTAAAACAACAGGATTATgaaaaggtgaaaactcaggtgaagttgatttcacgtgaagttgatacctgagagtcgttggatgaaaatttagtcaaatcagtcaaatcatctaacagctctcaggtatcaacttcacgtgaagtcgacttcacctgagtttccaccttatAAAAAATGTTTATTAAAGTTTTTGTTATGAATGTTAAGAAAACAAGGATTTACGAATTTTTTTGGTATTAACGTTAAGAAGGCTTTCCGAAGGTTTTGGACTATTGGTTATCGTCTAATTTAGTTcacttggtaaaaaaaaaaaagtttggtcacccaatatttctattttatttatttttctttctattctcTACTTATGTTGAGCCTTGCAAATACTTGTATTTTGTGGGAGTTTTGgattaaatttacaaaaaaaccTTAATTGTGTATTATTAGTGTACACCAAGTGGTTGTGAACCTAACATTTCTGTTTACCATCTATATTGTGCGCATCTAAACTAACTTTGGATATGGTTTTAACAGTTCATAACAAAAGTAAGTTAAAGGGAGGAAAATATGGTTTTTctcctatttttacttttatcaaGACATGTCAAGAATAAATATATGAATCCTATTAACCCTTCGTTGAGGCTAGGACATCTTGAACACTAATCACAAAACATAAATTTTCAGTTGTCTTCCTAGTTTTCCATCATTCATCCTCTTCTATTGGAAGAATCTTAATTGAAGCTTTCCATTCCATATTTGAACCTTAACTTTTGATGATCTAGCCATGGAGAGACGAGAGGTAAGTTCCTAAATCTGCATAGCATAACAGAAATTGGATAAAATCCGATCCAATAAATGCTTCTAGCCTATTAATTTTCTTGCTATCTTGGATCAGATTGATTATGTGTGTGTTGGTTGATGATTTAATTTATCGTTGTAGAATATGCCTAATTTGAAACCCTAGAACGTGTATTAGTTAATGTGTGTTGGTTGATGATTGGGGGTGTTAACCAATACACGTTCAGGGCATCATAAaacagagtttttttttttttttagatagagacttgaacccgcaacctcttaattgagtatgaaaaAACTatgtattgatttttttaattatgttgcAGAAGAAAGCAGTAAAGGCAACGGTGCCGAAGTTTGGAGCATGggagaagaaggcagtaggagcGCCTACAGATTATTCAATGGTGTTTGGTCAAGTtcgtgaaaagaagaagaatcaaaAGACAGATTTGAGTGAAGTGAGGCGTTTAAGCCTTGGGAATGAAACAAATCATCACTTCCATCCCTATCGTGCACGTGCTCTTCTTGCTAGTGAagatcctcctcttcctcctcctcctactGTAAGTACTCTCACAATAATCCTCTTTAATTTTGTTTCAGTGCTTCACCTACCTTTGGTCCATACCCCCTAATCAAAACACACATGGATCATTGTTAGGTAAAGTCTTTGATTTTCTAATGAACCTATGGGTTAATCATTGCACGTGGGATACATGCACCCAAAAactaaaagtaaaaacagaaactcaatttttagtatttttttattattattttgtcagCACAAATGCTAAATtatctttaacaaataaattttattaatttatatatacaaacTCTAAAAATACGAATACAActtgtattaatttatgtgtgtaaaaTTCTAGTAAATTTATGTACAAATTATATGTTTATTGGGTAAAACGTTTGTAAATATTTGTgtaaattattattaactaaataccggctaaaaatgataatatttgctGGTCATGTAATAttgttcaaataaaaaaaaaaagagtaaagtatcgtttttgtctccaaagTTTGGGGTAAGtttcaaagttgtccctaacgtttcaatcatcttatttaagtccctaacgtttcaaaactgactcaatgttgtcctaccgttAGGGATCCTTGACGgagggacaaaattgagacgattttgaaacgttagagacttaaataggacgaaaacattggagcaaaaatgatacatataaataaattttaattttatccttcaataatttcaattttttactatacatagtattcaattattttttaatcacatctaagtaaattatacttaatcatattacttttattttaaataaattatttttttataattttactcttaaaaatttttagttatcatgaaatgctTATAGAataactagtatataaacttgcagaaaagaaaaaaatagtatatattcaATAAACATGCAAGAGAAGCCTAAGATTTCTTTATGTctttaaactttataaaattctttaatgTTTGCTGGAGTTATAATGCAATATATATTgtaaaacttcttttttttttctttgtatacaattttttttcaaggaTTTAAAGTGTATGGCTTAAAGTATATATATTgcagaaatttttttctttagaatcattatatgcaaatataacTTATAATCATTCATTAATTTAGAAGCGATGCACTCCTTGCTGGATGGCTAAATGatgtttgtgattttttttttttggcaagaTATGTTACAACACGTATCTATTTATATTGGATTTGGACATAGGAGTTTATAATTTTCTAAATTCATATAATATGCAACCAAAcgaaaaaataaattgattcaAGCTTAATTTTAATCTTTCTATTACGTATACCTCTTTAATTTATATATGCTTGtcctaatattaaaatataatttcatatttgCATTAGTTGTTCAATACATATTTAGCATCACTTGTTCAAGGCATCGGTATTAATTATACCATTTAATTTAGCAAATAAGTGTATAATTTGAGTAGTGTAATGTTAGAGAAACTaataaaatagtatataaataaaacttgaacatattaaaattttaaataaggtAAAATGTTGTTTTAGTCCATAGTATTTTGGTTCAATTTTAATTTCGTTCCTAAAAATTGAAATGTTCTATTTTTGTTGGAAGTGTCTTATTTCgtctaattttaaaagtttgatcAAAATCAAAATTCTTTCTTCCAAAAATATTCTGATCATTTTCTCCACTCTCATCTTCTACATTATTGGGGCAACACGCCTAGTTATAGTGGTGCTTCTAGTAATTTGGTAgtgaaagtaataaaaaaataacagaaagagaaaaataacaataaaagacaagtaaaacaaaataaaaagtttgTGACAAAATATgacatttcaaaaattagaaacgAGATTAAGATTTAGTCCAAATTTTGGGATTTAAAATAATGTTTGACCACCTTTATAATATagcatttatgataataaaaatttaaataatatcacatattaagaaaagaaacttgaatatttagtttaatatattttttttgatcaAGTTACATCAAGTAAAACTCAAATTCGAGATTTCTAAGTAGGAGAAAGATATATGCCATGCCATTTGAATTATGGTTTTTTGGctaatttagtaaattattaaatatataaaaaaattctaacaaactaTACAATAATATTTAGAGTTCAAATATTAGTTTTgggaattgtttttttttttttaaagttatagagtaacaaattttttttaatattttacattaaattattgcaataataaattataaataaattatcatttttgtccccaacatttaatttaaatattaaaattgcaCCTAACATTTTAAacgtcatatttaaatttttaacattttaaaatggTTACAATATTATGTTACCATTAACTTTGTTAACAGTTATGTAATAGAGATACATACGTGGATATTATAATCTATACTATATATGATAAACTAATCTCATATTATAccattagtaaaaaaataaataaataaatgaaagaaaaataatactaGTAATACAAAATTCTAATTACATTTCGTTCTGTCATATGCtagtataatttttcttttatttatttaattttttatttttttattaacagtaATATGAAATTAGTCTTTCACAGTGGATTGTAACATCCCACCAATGCATCTTGATTatagaattattaaaaaaattgacgataaaataatattgtaataattttaaaatattataaatttaaataagacgTTTAAAAAATTAGgtacaattttaaaatttgtccaaatattaagaacaaaaataatattttactcaataaattatttataattttttttaaatgaaagctACTCAACGATCTTTTCCTTCGTTACCTATTATATTTCAATGAAAGTTAATAAGATTTGTTTCtcataaaaatattagaattctttttctaattaattctttcattttttttatttttctttttttttcccagAATTTGCAGAGGAGAAAAAGTGGTGTGAATAACTATTTCGTTTGCTGCTCATCAAGTCCTGATATTGTACGTCCTTGAAGTCAATCCTTGATTATACAATATCTCGAAATTAAATCTATGGATTATATAAAATGGACTAATGAAGGGACAAATCCAATGCCAAATCCTACAATGAGAAGGGGTTGTGCTTGCAATACCATGGGCTAGGAAATTCAATGGTGTACCCTTGGActataaccttttttttttagtttagctAAACTTTTATAATAcggttaaaattatttttaaccacATTTTTTTGAAGTTTaggtaaactaaaaaaaatattatattgcaCTACCTAGAAGAAAGTATGAATACACTTTCTATCCACCATTGAATATGCTTAAAAGGATGGTCTAAAACTCAACTCTTGCATTGTGTATACATTGTAGGTGAATTATAAGGTAAAGATGTAAATTTACAGATTTTTTCTTTTATGTGATGAAAGAGAGATTAAAAATATTGGAATtcatattttgaatattaataaaataataaaaaataattataaaaagaatttaattctTTTTCTATACAACCCTAATCTGTACAGTAGAGTGTTCCTACATTGTATACTATGTTGTTCAAGCTTGGTGAATTAAGATGTGGAATTGTTGAATTAAGATGTGGACATTAATTTTTGTGATGACaaaaataattgataattttttattctaactAATTTGTTATAATGAgcattgtagaaaaaaaaaaatcaaagatgaCCAAACAAGcaaatttaaattgtaaaaaacAGCAATAATAGAAATAATATCATTAAAGATCATATTAAGTTGTGTTTGAAAAGTTGTTTGCACATTACTATCAAGGTAAACAAGGAAATGAATCTCAATCAAGCCAATAGCTATAGCTATAACATTGAAAGGTGCaatcgctattttttttttttcttttttatcaaagatatgagactcgaacccgcaacctcttaattgagtacggGGAGACTATACCATTTAAGTTATTACTCATTGGCGTGCAATCGCTACTTTAATAAATAAGAAAATGATTCTTTTATTGAAGAAGAGATTAAACTATTATATATGAAGGAATCATTCAAGAAAAAACGCAACCAAAAACACAACCTTTAATGATATAGCTTTATTACTTATTATTTGAGTATGTTTCAATAACTATATTGTCTATAATTAAGTTTATACTAAGACAtacaaaaagtaaaagaaattgATCACACACAAatcattttatacttttatttgaatatttatttttcaaaaatatattgaaATTAGAGTGCACTTAATTTCTCTTGCTTAAGTTGGGTTAGTACTTAAAAGTTACTAATTTTGAGTTAGCTTAGATAAATGACAGAGTGTAAGTCTTTTGAAATTGGCATTTATAATCAAtattgattatagtaaaaattcTATCATAATTTTTAGTAAAAACTGAACATAAGTCACATTATACTTCGTGGTCGAAACAAAATATATCGTGATGTCACTCATTCTctatatatctattatattatcattttttgttcTGCTACTTTAAAacgagacaaaaaaaataaaataattttctatttCATGAGTTCTGTAtattcaattttataaattataaaaaaatgcgaTTCTTTGCTTCAACTTTTCTCTTCAACTCATTTTATAACTTTCAATTTAAAATGTTTAAATTAAGCCAAAACTAAATTTACCATTTTAGTGAACTGTTGGTCCTTTTTACCTGACATTTGCCAAGCCAGATTGACTAGTAGAACTGTCAAACGGGCTAGTCCGGCCCATTTAGATTTGGCCCGTTTAAGCCTGCTTCATTCGCGAGCTATAACTTTTTTAATCTAGACCATTTATAGTCAGTTTGATGGGTTAAACGGGTTGGTccatttatcattttattttattttttgaaaaatattttgacaaaaaaaaatcacttt harbors:
- the LOC112740822 gene encoding uncharacterized protein isoform X2 — encoded protein: MERREKKAVKATVPKFGAWEKKAVGAPTDYSMVFGQVREKKKNQKTDLSEVRRLSLGNETNHHFHPYRARALLASEDPPLPPPPTKKAVKATVPKFGAWEKRQ
- the LOC112740822 gene encoding uncharacterized protein isoform X1 gives rise to the protein MERREKKAVKATVPKFGAWEKKAVGAPTDYSMVFGQVREKKKNQKTDLSEVRRLSLGNETNHHFHPYRARALLASEDPPLPPPPTNLQRRKSGVNNYFVCCSSSPDIVRP